A stretch of DNA from Jiangella alba:
CCGTGGATGGCGCCGGTGTTCTGCTTGTTCGGCGCCGGCCAGCCGATGATCGTCCGGACCGCGATGAACGACGGGCGGTCGGTGACGGCCTTCGCGTTCTGCAGCGCCTCGTAGATGGCCTGCGGGTTCTCCTGGTACTCGCCGCCGGCGGTGAAGTCGACCACCTGGGTGTGCCAGCCGTACGCCTCGTAGCGGGCGACGGTGTCCTCGGTGAAGGCGATGTTGGTGTCGTCCTCGATGGAGATGTGGTTGTCGTCCCACAGCACCACGAGGTTGCCCAGCTCCTGCGTGCCCGCCAGCGAGCTGGCCTCGCTCGACACGCCCTCCTCGAGGTCGCCGTCGGAGGCGATGACGAACACGTGGTGGTCGAAGACGCTCTCACCCGGCAGCGCGTCGGGGTCGAGCAGGCCGCGGACCCGGCGCTGCGCGAACGCCATGCCGACCGCCGTGCCGAACCCGGACCCGAGCGGGCCCGTCGTCACCTCGACGCCGTTGGTGTGCCGGTACTCCGGGTGCCCCGGCGTGGCCGAACCCCAGGTGCGGAACGCCTTGAGGTCGTCCAGCGAGACGTCGTAGCCGGACAGGTACAGCTGGATGTACTGGGTGAGGCTGCTGTGCCCGGCCGACAGGACGAACCGGTCGCGGCCCAGCCAGTGCTGGTCGGACGGGTCGTGACGGAGCACCTTCTGGTAGAGCGTGTAGGCCACCGGGGCCAGGCTCATCGCCGTGCCGGGGTGGCCGTTGCCCACCTTCTCGACGGCATCCATGGCCAGCAGCCGCACGGTGTCGACCGCCCGGTCGTCGAGCTCCGTCCACTCGAAGTCTGCGCTGTTCTCGGGTGTCGTGTTCACCGGCGTGACGTTCCTCTCAGGCGGATGGGACCCTGCGTCTCTGCTCACGGCGCCGTCGGCGAGACGGCCGTTCCACGGTCGAGCGTATCGACGTCACCCGGACGTGTGCCCGGCCGCTCGGCGGATTGGGCGCACCGTTAGACTCAACAGGCCATGCTGGCGGATGTTCCCACCCCCGCCTGTCGCTTCGACCACACGAAGGTGAACGTTGACGTCCGTCGAGCCGAGCCCTGCGGCGACCCGGCGCGCACCGGCGCCGCCTGGGCGGTTGGGACGGCTGGGAGCCGTCGTCGGCGCGTACGCGTCGCTCATGAAGCTGCGCGTCGTCGAGCTGCTGCTCATCACGACGCTGCCGGCCATGGTGCTGGCCGAGCGCGGACTGCCGTCGCTGGGACTGGCGCTCGCCACGCTGATCGCCGGAACGCTGGCCGGCGGTAGCGCGCACGCGTTCAACCAGGTGCTCGAGCGCGACATCGACGCCGTCATGCACCGCACCCGGCGCCGGCCGCTCGCGCGCGCCGTCGTCTCGCCGTACCGCGCCTTCGCGTTCGCGTCGCTGCTGCTGGTCGCGTCCGTCGCCATCATGCTGGCGTGGGTCAACGCGCTGGCCGCCGCGCTGACCATCGCGGCCAACCTGTTCTACGTCCTCGTCTACACCATGCTGCTGAAGCGGCGGACGTCGCAGAACATCGTGTGGGGCGGGGTGGCCGGCTGCGTGCCGACGCTGATCGGCTGGGCCGCCGTCACCGGGTCGCTCGACTGGCCGCCGGTCCTGCTGTTCCTCGTCGTCTTCTTCTGGACGCCGCCGCACTACTGGCCGCTGGCCATGCGCTACCGCGACGACTACGCGCGGGCCGGCGTGCCCATGCTGCCGGTGGTCGCGCCGGCGCGCACGGTGGCGCTGCAGATCCTGCTCTACTCGTGGGCCATGGTCGCCACCACGTTCGTGCTGTGGCCGGTCGCGTCGCTCGGCTGGATCTTCGGGGTGGCGTCCGTGCTGACCGGCGTCTGGTTCCTCGTCGAGGCGCACCGCCTGTACGCCCGCGCGAAGCGGACGCCCGACGGCGCCGGCCTCACCGCCATGCGGCTCTTCCACGGCTCCATCACCTACCTCACCGTCGTGTTCGTCGCGGTGATGGCTGACGTCCTGATCCTCGGCTGACCAGCGGTACTTGACTCTCCAGTTGCTGGAGACACCACGGTGGTCCCTGTGAACGACGACGACGCCTTCCTGAGCATCGGCGACCTGGCCAGGCGCACCGGACTCCCGGTGAAGACGATCAGGTACTACGCCGACATCGGGCTGGTGCCGCCGACCGACCGATCCCCGGCGGGCTACCGCCGCTACGACGCCGTCGCGCTGGCCCGGCT
This window harbors:
- a CDS encoding heme o synthase, with protein sequence MTSVEPSPAATRRAPAPPGRLGRLGAVVGAYASLMKLRVVELLLITTLPAMVLAERGLPSLGLALATLIAGTLAGGSAHAFNQVLERDIDAVMHRTRRRPLARAVVSPYRAFAFASLLLVASVAIMLAWVNALAAALTIAANLFYVLVYTMLLKRRTSQNIVWGGVAGCVPTLIGWAAVTGSLDWPPVLLFLVVFFWTPPHYWPLAMRYRDDYARAGVPMLPVVAPARTVALQILLYSWAMVATTFVLWPVASLGWIFGVASVLTGVWFLVEAHRLYARAKRTPDGAGLTAMRLFHGSITYLTVVFVAVMADVLILG